In the Passer domesticus isolate bPasDom1 chromosome 4, bPasDom1.hap1, whole genome shotgun sequence genome, one interval contains:
- the LOC135299792 gene encoding uncharacterized protein LOC135299792: MVKELLQTEQEVDGEAGQKAAFPEGSSGSMTDSAVGLEAMTGTVTGGWDQDMDYLGKLLDYGLRLMGNPGAELAGEGGAASQATSRTEPLGDGEVMDQTSVQKEAHPGGSISSWVAPAAGRKAMPDTGTGTADAASTTTRVCDAQKGLRSVFHMGTGCWAGLMAGLLLLDLVLILCCVRIWCNWKKKCWDLSHLLSPQEHLWNFTRPAKGLILSIDSFFDAQWWSLLPYISLGGQVLLS; the protein is encoded by the exons ATGGTGAAAGAATTACTGCAAACcgaacaag aagtggatggagaggctgggcagaaggcggcgtttcccgaaggaagcagtggctccatgacAGACTCTGCTGTAGGACTGGAGGCGATGACAGGCACAgtcacaggag gttgggatcaagacatggattatctgggaaagctgctggattatggcttgagactcatgggaaatcctggag ctgaacttgctggtgaaggtggtgcagcttcccaagccacgtccaggacggagcctctgggagatggtgagg tgatggaccaaacatctgtgcagaaggaggcacatcctggaggaagcataTCCTCATGGgtagcccctgctgcaggaaggaaggcgatgccagacacgggcacaggcacagcag atgcagccagcaccacaacacgtgtttgCGATGCCCAGAAAGGCCTCAGAAGTGTCTTCcatatgggaacaggctgctgggcagggttaatggcaggcctgcttctGTTGGACCTTGTTCTcatattgtgctgtgtcagaatctggtgtaactggaagaagaaatg ctgggacctcagccacctcctctctccacaggagcacctctggaacttCACAAGACCAGCCAAAGGCCTCA ttctgtccatcgactccttctttgatgcccagtggtggagtttacttccttacatctcacttggaggtcaggtgctgctgtcgtAG